Within Eggerthella timonensis, the genomic segment CGGCAAGGGCATCATCATCGCTTTGTCCATTATCATCGTCGTGTTCGTCGCGCAGACCTACATCGCCGCCATCGTGCAGCCCGACTGGGCGGCCACCGATCCCGACATGGGCTTCTTTGATTCGGTGTACCTGGTGGGCGGCCCGGTGTTCTACAAGATCATGCTGCTGGTCAACATCATCGCCGTGGGCATCGCGAACATCATCAACGCTCAGATGGCATCCTCGCGCCTGCTGTACAGCATGGGCCGCGACGGCGTGATCCCGCGCGTGTTCGGCAAGGTGCATCCGAAGTTCCGCACGCCGTGGGTTGCATCCATCTTCCTGGGCGTCGTCACGCTGTGCCTGGCGCTTCCGCTGCAGGATTACATGGGCACGCTGGCGGGCTTCGTGAACTTCGGCGCGCTGTCGTCGTTCATCCTTCTGAACTTCGCCGTGTTCTGGTTCTTCTTCGTGAAGGAGAAGAAGCGCGCGTCGTTCAAGGATATCCTGATGTACCTGATCTGCCCGTTCATCGGCATCCTCATCCTCGGGTACGTGTTCACCGGCTTCGAGCTGGCCACGTATGCCGTGGGCGTCACCTGGCTCGTCATCGGCCTGATCATCGGGGCCGTGAAATCGAAGGGCTACAAGGAAGTGCCCGAAGCGTTCAAGCATTTGGACGTGTAGCGCCGCAATATTCAGCGGTTTAACGGTACGAGGGGCGGCCGCGGCGATTGCGTCGCGGCCGCTTTTGCGTAGTGGCGGAAAGCTGAGAAGGAGAACGATGGCGAACGAGACGAACGCCGTGCTGGCGGTTGGCGCGATCATGGTGGATATGGTGTGCCGAGTGCCGCGCTTGCCGCGGTCGGGCGAGGGCATCGTGGCCGACGAGGTGCGGGCGACCGTGGGCGGATGCGCGTTCAATGCGGCGAACGTGCTGCGGCAACTCGGTGCCCCGTGTCGGTTGTTCGCGCCTGTCGGCGACGGGGTATTCGCCGGGTTCGCCGAGCGTGAGCTGGCCGGGCGCGGCCTGGAAGCGCTGCGTGTGCCGGACGGGCGCGATAACGGCGGGTGCGTGTGTTTCGTGGAGCCTGACGGCGAGCGCACGATGCTCACGATGCCGGGCATCGACCGCTACTTCGAGCCCGCGTGGTTCGAGGACGTCGACGTCACGCGATACGGATGCGGGCTGGCCAGCGGCTACGAGGTGGAGGGCGCGGGTGGCGACGCCATCGTCGGCTTTTTCGAGCAGCATCCCGAGCTGCCGCTGTTCTTCGCGCCTGGCCCGCGCATCATGGGCGTGGGCGCGGAGAAGACGGCGCGCATCAACGCGCTGCATCCGGTGTGGCACCTCAACGACCTGGAGGCGCGCACGTACACGGGTTTGGACGTGCTCGAAGAAGCCGGCTACGCGCTGGCGCGGGAGTGCGGCAACGCCGTGGTGGTGACGGCTGGCGCAGAGGGCGCGCACCTGTTTGAAGACGGACGACACGTGCTCGTGCCTACGGAGCCCGTCGAAGTGGTGGATACCGTCGGTGCGGGCGACGCGCACTTGGGCGCGCTTGCCGCGGCGCGCATGGCGGGACGGACGTGGGAGGACGCCTTGGCGCTTGCGAACCGCGTCGCCGGCGCGGTGTGCGGCGTGCGTGGCGCGACGCTTTCCGACGATGTGTTCGAGCAGATGGGAATTCGGTTGTAGCATGGAAGACATCGCGGTTCGAGACAGCCGGTCCGAGCGGATCGGCTTTTTACAGGGCATTGGCTGCCATCTGGTGTGGGGCGTCATGCCGGTCTACTGGAAGCTGCTGTCGGCCGTTCCGGCGCTCGAGGTGCTGTCGTGGCGCATGGTGTGGTCGTGCGTGTTCGTGGTGCTGCTGTGCGCGTTCGTGAAACGCACGCGGTTCGTCCATCTGCTGCGCGACCCGCGCGCGGTGGGCACGTTCCTCGCGTCGGGGCTGATCGTCACGTGCAACTGGGGCGTGTACATCTGGGCGGCGAACAGCGGGCATCTGCTTGAGACGAGCATCGGCTACTACCTGTGCCCGCTGTGCAACATCGCGTTTGGCCTGCTCGTGTTCAAGGAGCGGCTGACGCCCATGCAGAAGGTAGCCACAATTCTGGCTGCAACGGGCGTGGCGTACTTCATGATCGTGCACGGCGGCGACGTGTGGATCGCGCTTGCCTTGGCGCTGTCGTTCAGCGCGTACGGCGCGGTGAAGAAGAAGGGCGGTTATCCGGCGCTGCCCGGCATGGCGCTGGAGTCGCTGCTCACGGGACTGCTGGGCGGGGTGGCGTTGACGGTGGGCGCGCTCGCTCCCTGGATCTGGCAGGTTGTGCCCGCCACGCCCGACCCCTTTGCGGTGGCATCGCCGACGCTCGACTTCGCGCTGCTCGTCGGCTGCGGCTTGCTCACCGCCATCCCGCTGCTGCTGTACTCGGCCGCCGCGAACCGCATTTCCATGACGGTGCTCGGGTTCATCCAGTACGTCAGCCCCACGATCGCGCTCGTGCTGGCCGTGGCGTTCTTCGGCGAGCAGTTCACCCCGGCGCACGCCGTGTGCTTCGCGCTCATCTGGTGCGGCATCGCCGCCGTGGGCGTCGAAAGCTGGCTCGCGAAGCGCCGCGTGGAGCGCGCGGAGCAACAGGAGAGCGACTCGCGCGAAAGTGCGGCGTGAAACCTGGCGGTTACATTTCTCTTGCGGCGCGGCGATCCGTTTTGTATACTGGGGCCGAGCCGCAGGGAGCGGCTAACTCCCCACGGCTCTCGGATCGCTTCGGCGGTTTGGGTTTAGTCTTGGCGCTCCTTTCCCCTGCGGGTTAGGAGCGCGCTCCTTATCATGAGAACAAGCTCGATGACGCGGGTAGCGAACTCCAAGAGAGTCTTCTCGATCCAGCGCTTGTTCCACGTGTTTCCAACGTGGTTTCCATGATTCTTGCCAGCGTTCCCGATGCGGTTTCCACGCGCTCCTCACGTGGTTTGCACGCGAATCTTGCGTACGCGTTCGAGACGAAAAAACACTTACGAAAACGCTTTCGTTTCGCTAGAATCGAAGGTGCTGCGACGCGCTCTGGTGCGGATGCGGCGTGTCTCGTTTCCCCGAAAGGCGCCTTCTGCGCTGGTAGGTTCGATGGGGCCAATCAAGACAACCGAAGATGAAAGGACGTTTCCTGTATGCAAGGGAAATCTCTCGTGCTGCTGTTGTCTGTTTTGTACGGCAGCGCATTCCTCGCGGGGTTCAACGAGAACCTCGTCAACATGGCGCTCGTGTCCATCATGGCGGACTACGGCGTCGACTCCGTGACAGCCCAATGGCTGGTCACCGGTTACATGATCGTTGCCACCGTCGTGGTGACGTGCATGGCGTTCCTCTACCGGCGCTTTCATGTGCGCACGCTGTTCTTCAGCGCGGCCGCGTTGAGCATCGTCGGGTCGGCCATGGGCCTCGTGGCCGGCAGCTTCGAGATGCTGCTGATCGCGCGTCTTGTGCAGGCCGTGGGCACGGGTATCTTCATCCCGCTCATGATGAACACCATCCTCGTGGTCACGCCGAAGAACAAGCTGGGAACGTACCTGTCGGTCGGCGGCTGCATGATCACGTTCGGTCCTGCGTTCGCCCCGGTGGTGTGCGGTGCGCTGGTAACCATGCTCGGCTGGCACAGCATTTTCATCGTGCCTATCGTGGCGATGGCCGTGCTGGCCGTGCTCGGCTTCTTCTATGTGAAGAACTTTGAAACGAGCGAGGCTCATCTCGACGCGGTATCAGTGGTGCTGTCCGCCGTGGTGCTGACAGCGTTGTCGTACGGCCTGACGCAGCTGACGACGAACGGCGTGATGGCTGCCGCGACGCTGGCGCTGGCGGTGGCTGCGGCGGCGGTGTTCGTCGTGCGCCAGCTGCGGTGCGCTCATCCGCTCATCGACCTTGCTCCGATGAAGAACCGCTCGTTCTGGCCCGCGCTCGTTTTGGTGACCATCGCCATGATGAGCATGTTCTCGATGAGCGTGCTGCTGCCGTTGTACTTCGAGGGTGCGGCGGGTATGACCGCGTTCGCGGCCGGCCTCGTGATCCTCGTGCCCGTACTGGCGAATGCGGGCTCGACGCTGCTGGGCGGCCGTATTATGGACAAGCGCGGCGAGTGGCCGCTGCTGCCATTGGGATTCGGTGGCGTCGCCGTCGGGTTCATCGCACTCGTGGTGGTCGCACCGCAGCTGTCCGTGCCCGCGGTGTTCGTGGCCATGCTGGTGATGTACGTCGCGGTGGGCTTCATCTTCTCGCCCTCGCAGACGGCAGGCCTGCGGGCGTTGCCGCCGCAGCAAAACCCCTTCGGCGTGGCGCTCATGACCACGTTCGTGCAGATCGCGGCATGCATCGGACCGTCGTTGTACATCGGCATCATGTCGTCGGGGCAGGCGAGCGCTGCGGCCAGCGGCGCAAGCGGCGCTCAGGCGACGGCCGACGGATTCGCCCTTGCGATGGTGGTTGCCGCAGTCATCGGCGTTGCCGGGTTCGCGTTGGCGCTCGTGTACGCTCGCGCGGCGCGGCGGCGTGCGTCCGAGCGGGCCGTGGAGCGCGCGGCCGCTCCGCAGTCGGTGCTCGCGGCCCTCATGGAGGCCGATCCTTACACGCTGTCGAACGCCGCGCCGGTGCGCGAAGCGATGCGCGCGTTCGTCGACCTCAAAGTGGGAGGCTTGCCGCTGGTGGACGAGCAGGGGAGGCCGGCGGGCTTCGTGTCCGACGGCGACGTGATGCGCTATCTGGCCGACAAGCATCCGCTGATCACGGGATCGTATTCCCTGGTGGAAGCCGCCAACAACCAAACGTTCGACGAGCGTCTGCGCGAGCTCATCGAGCTGCCGGTGAGCGTGATCGCGTTCGACAAGCTGGTGTCCCTCGACGCTGGATCGTCGCTGCAAGAGGCGTGCGACCTCCTGGCGACGCGCCGCGTGAAGAAGGTGCCGGTAGTGCGCGACGGCGCCATCGTGGGAACCGTCAACCGCTCCGACGTTCTGCGCTACGCCATGGACACCTGCTTGCAGGGAGTGTAGGGGACGGGGTGTCGTTCGCCTGGACGCAAAACGGCACCCATGACAATCCGAAGGCGCATTGCTCTCGTTGTGCGCCTTCGGAAAGCGGAAAACCCCAGGTGGTGAAAACCTCGCGAGTCTTTTGGACCCCGACGGCACCCTCGAAATTGTCATGGGTGCCGTTTTGCGTCCACCTTCGCGCGAGCGTGCCTCTGCAAGCCCCCTAATACAGCACGGGGTTCTCCTCGTTCTTGTACGCGAGCAGTTTCTCGTAATCCTTCACCAGCAGGTGCGTCTTCGTGCGCTCGATCACGCCCTGCGTTTCGAGGGCGGTCACGAGCTTGCTGCACGTGGTGATGTGCACCAGCAGGATGTCAGAGAGCGCTTGCAGCGTGAGGTTGCACTCGATGCGGTACGCGCCCTCGGCGTCGGGCTCGCGCACTTCGCACAGCTTCGTCAGCCACGTGAGGATGCGCTTGCTGGACGACTGGATGCCGGTGTTCCCGATGCGGTGGCCGATCTGCGCGAAGCTCATGTGCACCACGTACATGAGCTCGTCGAACAGCTCGAAATCGTCGCGCACGATGTCGAACAGCTGCTGCATGGTGAACGCGAACACCACCGTGTCCTTCGTGGCGACGAACTTCATGCGGTTCTGCCCGATCGATGCGAACCGGTGGTACTCCGCCTGGAACGCGTTGCCCGCATTGCGGTAGTACAGGACGATCTGCGCCCCGTCCTCGTTCTCGTAGCAGCATTTCAGCTGCCCTTTTTCAACGTAATAGAAGTAGCGGTCGTCCTTGTCTATGCACGTGAGGTCGATGTACTCGCCCTTGAACAGCTTTCGCTTGCGCGCCTGGTCGAGATACTCGCCGAAGCGCAGCTGCTTGAACGGAAGCGTGGGGATGAGAATGGCATCGTAGTCCTGCGTCGTGGTCACGAACCCCTCCTGTCGTCGTGTGCCGCGGGCGTCCCTATTGTATCCCAAGGCGCGCCGCGCCCGCCGATTCTTTCCTACGCAACATCGTCTGCTTGCGCACGACAGCGCCAGCTTGCGCCGGGGCTTCTACCGGCGTCCTTCCCCGTTTCGTACAGTGCAGGCAGGTTGAAAATCCAACAGGACGAGGAGGAACCGATGGCGAACATGGGGATGGCTATCGACCTACGGCGCTGCGCGGGATGCTACGCGTGCGTCGTGGCGTGCCAGATGCACAACAACACGAAACCGGGTGTGGCCTGGGGAAAGGTTGAAGCACGCGAGTGGGGCGAGGATCCGGACAATCGGCGCTGCTACCTGCCGCATGCCTGCATGCAGTGCGAGGACGCGCCGTGCGTCAACGCGTGCCCGACCAGCGCGTCGTACGTGCGCGACGACGGCATCGTGATGGTGGACTACGACGAGTGCATCAACTGCGGGTCGTGCATCCACGCGTGCCCGTACGGGGCGCGCATACAAAACGACGTAGAGGGCAACTACTTCGACACCGCCGAGCAGGCACCGTACGAGGCCGAGGGCATCCAACGCACGCACGTGGTGGAGAAGTGCATCTTCTGCGCGGGCCGCCTCGATGCGGGGCTGCAGCCCGCCTGCGTGCAGAATTGCCCCGGCAACGCGCGCTACTTCGGCGACTTGGACGATCCCGAGAGCCCCGTCAGCGTCTTCATCTCGAAGAACGACCCGGTGCAGATTCGCAACACGCACTTCTACTATATGCCGGTGGACGGCATGCCGAAGAACCTGCTGCCGCATGCCGAGGTGCAGACCGTGGCCAACAAGGGCGTGGACTCGGAGCCGGCCGACCCCGGCATTCCGCTGCCGGCGGCCATCGGCGCCGTCGCCGTTGCGGCTGCGGCGGGCGCGGGCATCGCCGTGGGCGTGAAGAACCAGCGCGACAGCAAGGCGGAAGTCGAGACGAAAGGCGGCGAGGACCATGAGTAAGCTGGCGAACGAGAGCACGAACGGAGCCGCGAACGCTGCCTGCACGACGGCCGCGAACGCCGCTCGCACGACGGCCGCGCCTGGCCTGTCGCGCCGCGGGTTCCTCAAGGGCGCCGCGGCCATGGCCATCGGCATCACCGCCATCGAAGGCGGCTACGAGTTCGTCTACCCCGACAACGCGTTCGCCGACGAGGCCGCGCCCGAGGTGACGAAGCACACGTACTGCGACATGTGCAACCACTCGCCCAAATGCGGCATCACCGCCACGGTGAAGGAGGACAAGATCGTGCGCGTGGTGTCGCGCGCGAACTACCCCAACGACCCGCTGTGCGCGAAGGGCCTGTCCGCGCTGCAGGAGCTGTACGACCCGCATCGGCTGCTGCACCCCATGAAGCGCACGAAGCCGAAGGGCCAGGGCGACGCCGGCTGGGAACAGATCACCTGGGACGAGGCGTACGACACCATCGTCGCCGCGCTCAACAAGGTGAAGGACGAGATGGGCCCCGAGGGCGTGTTCTTCTACTGCGGCGACCCGAAGGAGCCGCGCGGCGCGGTGAACCGCTTGGCCAACCTGTTCGGCACGCCCACGTACGGCAACGAGAGCTCCACCTGCGCCTATGCCACGCTTATCGGCACGGGGCTCGTGTACGGCTTTCAGACGCTCGGCGCGAATCCCAACGACAATTCCAAGTCGTGCCTCATCTGGTCGCTCAACCCGGCGTGGTCGCTGCCGAACCGCTTCGGCAAGCTGATGAACGCGAAGGAGAAGGGCTGCAAGTTCATCGTGGTGGATCCGCGCGTCACGCCCACGGTGACAGGACTTGCCGACATCCATCTGCAGCTGCGCCCCGGTACCGATGGCGCACTGGCTTTGGGCATCGCGCACGTCATGCTGCGCGACGGTTACTACGACGAGGAGTTCTGCCAGAACTGGACACACGGGTTCGATGAGTTCAAAGAGTACGTGCAAGAGTTCACGCCTGAAAAGGTTGCCGAAATCACGTGGGTGCCGGCCGAAAAAATCGAGGCGGCCGCCAAGCTGTGGGGCGAGGAAACCCCCGGAGGGTTCATCAGCAGCGCGAGCCCGCAGGTGCACCACACCAACGCCGGCAACAACATGCGCGCCATCGCGTCGCTCGTGGCGCTGGCGGGCAACGTGGACGTGGCCGGCGGCCTGGAGATCAATCCGGGCCTGCCGTTCGACCTGTTCGCCAGCACGGCCGGTTTCAACCGCGAGGACATCTACGATGCCGACCTGGCCTCGAAGCGGTACGATTTGCAGGACTTCCCCGTGTGGACGAAGTTCGTGAAGCAGATGCAGACGAACCGCTTCCCCGAATACGTGGACGAAGGCAAGATCAAGGCCATGGTGATGTTCGGTGGCAACGCCATGATGTGGCCGCAAAGCCACCTCTACCAGGAGGCCATCGGCAAGCTCGATTTCGCCTGCGCGGCCGACTACTACATCCGTCCCTGGACGCACGACTACGTGGACATCATCCTGCCCGCTGCGATGTGCTTCGAGCGCATGGCCCCCTTCGCGGTGTTCGGTCGGAAGATCTACCTGCGCGAACCGGTGATCACGCCGCGCGGCGAGGCGCGCGAGGACTGGCAGGTGGCCATGGAACTGGGCAGCCGCCTGGGCTATGCGGAGGAATGTTTCGACGGCAGCGTGGAAGAGGCGCTGGCGGAGGTGCTGCGCACGTCGGGCCTCGAGGTGACCATGCAGGACCTGCGCGACAACCCCGACGGCTACGCGGTGCCGGGCGGCGCCCCCTACGAGCCGAAGAAGTACGAGACGGGCAAGATCCGCAAGGACGGCCAGCCCGGCTTCAACACGCCCAGCGGCAAGATTGAGCTGGTGTCCGAAGTGATGAAGGAATGCGGGCTGGAGGGCCTTCCGCTGTACAACGAACCGGTGAGCAGCCCCATCAGCACGCCCGACCGCGCGAAGGACTACCCGCTCATTCTGAACACGGGCTCGCGCGTGCCCATGTACTCGCACTCGAAGCTGCGCGACTGCCCCTGGCTCAACCAGTTCATGCCCGATCCCATCGTGCGCCTGCATCCGAAGACGGCGGCTGAGCGCGGTCTGGAAGACGGCGATCAGGTGCGCGTGTTCAACCACCTCGGCGAGATCGAGGTGAAGCTTGAGGTGACGAACCTCGTGCTGCCGGGCGTGGTGGACATCTTCCACGGCTGGGAGAAGGCGAACGTGAACAAGCTGACCGAGCGCGAGTTCGACCACGTGACGGGCTACCCGCCGTTCAAGTCGGGCCTGTGTCAAGTCGAGCGAGCGTAGGTGGTTGCCATGAAGCCGAAGAAGTGGCCCATCGTCGTCGGTACGGTCGCGCTCGTGTTTGTGGTGGCGGGCATGGGGTTCTGGGTGTGGCACGAGCAGCCCAGCTTTTGCGCGGCCATCTGCCACACGCCGATGGATCCCTACGTCGAAACCTACGATCAGCCGTTGGGCGAGGCGGGCGTGGACAAGTGGGGCAACGAGGTGGCCGACACGTCCAGCATGCTGGCGGTGGCGCACAAGGCCTCGGGCAAGACGTGCCTTGACTGCCATGTTCCCACGCTGGGCGAGCAGATGGCCGAGGGCGCGTCCTGGGTAACGGGCGGTTACGGCGTGCCGTTGCAGGAGGCCACGCTCGCGGACTTGGGAGCGGCGCGCGGCGTTGCGTCGGATGAGTTCTGCCTGAACGAGTCGTGCCACAACCTCACGCGCGACGACCTGGCGAACGCGACCGCTGGCATGACCCGCAACCCGCACCTGGCCTACCACGGCGACATCACGTGCGACTCGTGCCACAAGGCCCACCGCGCGTCGGTGAACTACTGCACCCAATGCCACGCCGACGCCGAAACCCCTGCCGGTTGGCTGACCGCGAAGGAAAGCACCGACCTGCCCACCGGGTAGCGCCGCGCGCTGAGCGGAGCCATCCCTCCCTTCTGATCGAGCGGCCGTCCTTTTGGGCGGCCGCTCGAGGGCTTTCCGGCCGTTGTCTCGCGTGCGCAGGAGTCGTCTGTCTGATGTGCGGAAAAATCGGGGTTTTGGCAATCCTGCTCGATTGTTTGGTGCGTTCGGAAAATCGCGACCTGGGGTTTTCTGGCGATGCGCGTCGTCGGCGCGCTGTCGATGGCGTTCGAGACGAGGGCGAATTGCCAAAACCCCGATTTTCCCGCACATAGCCAGTCGAAGCTGCGCTTCCGGCTGTCTGCACGACGGGGAGCGCAGGAGGCGTTCTGCCTCTCCTGTGCAGCTGTTCTGCAATCGGGGCGTCTTCCGCTTGACATCTCCGCGTGCCGCACTAAAATCACGTGTTAGCACTCGAAGCCCGAGACTGCTAAAGATGCAGTCCGGCACGTACGAAAAGGAGAGCGACGCCAACTATGCGCAAGTTCAAAACCGAGAGCAAGAAGCTGCTCGACCTCATGAT encodes:
- a CDS encoding carbohydrate kinase family protein; translated protein: MANETNAVLAVGAIMVDMVCRVPRLPRSGEGIVADEVRATVGGCAFNAANVLRQLGAPCRLFAPVGDGVFAGFAERELAGRGLEALRVPDGRDNGGCVCFVEPDGERTMLTMPGIDRYFEPAWFEDVDVTRYGCGLASGYEVEGAGGDAIVGFFEQHPELPLFFAPGPRIMGVGAEKTARINALHPVWHLNDLEARTYTGLDVLEEAGYALARECGNAVVVTAGAEGAHLFEDGRHVLVPTEPVEVVDTVGAGDAHLGALAAARMAGRTWEDALALANRVAGAVCGVRGATLSDDVFEQMGIRL
- the rarD gene encoding EamA family transporter RarD; the encoded protein is MEDIAVRDSRSERIGFLQGIGCHLVWGVMPVYWKLLSAVPALEVLSWRMVWSCVFVVLLCAFVKRTRFVHLLRDPRAVGTFLASGLIVTCNWGVYIWAANSGHLLETSIGYYLCPLCNIAFGLLVFKERLTPMQKVATILAATGVAYFMIVHGGDVWIALALALSFSAYGAVKKKGGYPALPGMALESLLTGLLGGVALTVGALAPWIWQVVPATPDPFAVASPTLDFALLVGCGLLTAIPLLLYSAAANRISMTVLGFIQYVSPTIALVLAVAFFGEQFTPAHAVCFALIWCGIAAVGVESWLAKRRVERAEQQESDSRESAA
- a CDS encoding MFS transporter yields the protein MQGKSLVLLLSVLYGSAFLAGFNENLVNMALVSIMADYGVDSVTAQWLVTGYMIVATVVVTCMAFLYRRFHVRTLFFSAAALSIVGSAMGLVAGSFEMLLIARLVQAVGTGIFIPLMMNTILVVTPKNKLGTYLSVGGCMITFGPAFAPVVCGALVTMLGWHSIFIVPIVAMAVLAVLGFFYVKNFETSEAHLDAVSVVLSAVVLTALSYGLTQLTTNGVMAAATLALAVAAAAVFVVRQLRCAHPLIDLAPMKNRSFWPALVLVTIAMMSMFSMSVLLPLYFEGAAGMTAFAAGLVILVPVLANAGSTLLGGRIMDKRGEWPLLPLGFGGVAVGFIALVVVAPQLSVPAVFVAMLVMYVAVGFIFSPSQTAGLRALPPQQNPFGVALMTTFVQIAACIGPSLYIGIMSSGQASAAASGASGAQATADGFALAMVVAAVIGVAGFALALVYARAARRRASERAVERAAAPQSVLAALMEADPYTLSNAAPVREAMRAFVDLKVGGLPLVDEQGRPAGFVSDGDVMRYLADKHPLITGSYSLVEAANNQTFDERLRELIELPVSVIAFDKLVSLDAGSSLQEACDLLATRRVKKVPVVRDGAIVGTVNRSDVLRYAMDTCLQGV
- a CDS encoding Crp/Fnr family transcriptional regulator, producing MTTTQDYDAILIPTLPFKQLRFGEYLDQARKRKLFKGEYIDLTCIDKDDRYFYYVEKGQLKCCYENEDGAQIVLYYRNAGNAFQAEYHRFASIGQNRMKFVATKDTVVFAFTMQQLFDIVRDDFELFDELMYVVHMSFAQIGHRIGNTGIQSSSKRILTWLTKLCEVREPDAEGAYRIECNLTLQALSDILLVHITTCSKLVTALETQGVIERTKTHLLVKDYEKLLAYKNEENPVLY
- a CDS encoding 4Fe-4S dicluster domain-containing protein; the encoded protein is MANMGMAIDLRRCAGCYACVVACQMHNNTKPGVAWGKVEAREWGEDPDNRRCYLPHACMQCEDAPCVNACPTSASYVRDDGIVMVDYDECINCGSCIHACPYGARIQNDVEGNYFDTAEQAPYEAEGIQRTHVVEKCIFCAGRLDAGLQPACVQNCPGNARYFGDLDDPESPVSVFISKNDPVQIRNTHFYYMPVDGMPKNLLPHAEVQTVANKGVDSEPADPGIPLPAAIGAVAVAAAAGAGIAVGVKNQRDSKAEVETKGGEDHE
- a CDS encoding molybdopterin-containing oxidoreductase family protein; its protein translation is MSKLANESTNGAANAACTTAANAARTTAAPGLSRRGFLKGAAAMAIGITAIEGGYEFVYPDNAFADEAAPEVTKHTYCDMCNHSPKCGITATVKEDKIVRVVSRANYPNDPLCAKGLSALQELYDPHRLLHPMKRTKPKGQGDAGWEQITWDEAYDTIVAALNKVKDEMGPEGVFFYCGDPKEPRGAVNRLANLFGTPTYGNESSTCAYATLIGTGLVYGFQTLGANPNDNSKSCLIWSLNPAWSLPNRFGKLMNAKEKGCKFIVVDPRVTPTVTGLADIHLQLRPGTDGALALGIAHVMLRDGYYDEEFCQNWTHGFDEFKEYVQEFTPEKVAEITWVPAEKIEAAAKLWGEETPGGFISSASPQVHHTNAGNNMRAIASLVALAGNVDVAGGLEINPGLPFDLFASTAGFNREDIYDADLASKRYDLQDFPVWTKFVKQMQTNRFPEYVDEGKIKAMVMFGGNAMMWPQSHLYQEAIGKLDFACAADYYIRPWTHDYVDIILPAAMCFERMAPFAVFGRKIYLREPVITPRGEAREDWQVAMELGSRLGYAEECFDGSVEEALAEVLRTSGLEVTMQDLRDNPDGYAVPGGAPYEPKKYETGKIRKDGQPGFNTPSGKIELVSEVMKECGLEGLPLYNEPVSSPISTPDRAKDYPLILNTGSRVPMYSHSKLRDCPWLNQFMPDPIVRLHPKTAAERGLEDGDQVRVFNHLGEIEVKLEVTNLVLPGVVDIFHGWEKANVNKLTEREFDHVTGYPPFKSGLCQVERA
- a CDS encoding cytochrome c3 family protein, whose protein sequence is MKPKKWPIVVGTVALVFVVAGMGFWVWHEQPSFCAAICHTPMDPYVETYDQPLGEAGVDKWGNEVADTSSMLAVAHKASGKTCLDCHVPTLGEQMAEGASWVTGGYGVPLQEATLADLGAARGVASDEFCLNESCHNLTRDDLANATAGMTRNPHLAYHGDITCDSCHKAHRASVNYCTQCHADAETPAGWLTAKESTDLPTG